The nucleotide sequence CTATGTACGGGCCATCCAGGACCGCGTCGGCATGATCGCCTTGGGCTACCACGGCCACAACAACCTGGGACTGGCCGTGGCCAGCGCCCTGGAACTGCTCGATGAGGGCGTGCAATACATCGACACGACCCTGACCGGCATCGGCCGCAGCGGCGGCAACATCCCCACGGAAACCATGCTGGCCGTCCTGGCCAAGAAATACGGCGTCCAATACTGCTCGGACGATTTTCTGCTGCAAACGCTAGGCGTTGCCCGCCAGTTTCGAGAATATGTGCTGTCCAAGGGCAAGTCGCTGGATTTTCGCAGCGAGGACATCCTGTTCGGCTACGCCGGTTTCCACTCGTCCTACGAGGATCTGTTGCGCCGCGAAGCCGAACGGCAAGGCCAGGATTTCCACCAGGCCATCCTGGATGTCTCGCGACGCGAACAGGTCTGTCTGACCGAAGCGATCCTGACCGATATTTTTCGAGAAATAAGCGCGTCGCAGGCAAACGCAGCCTGCAAGCCGCGCTCGTAAAAAGGACGCCTGATGCGGGAGATTCCCCAAAGCATCGCGGCCAACATGGTGCAACGTTATACCAAGCGGTATCGCGATCTCGGCTATCATGTCCGCACGCTTGGCTGGGGCAACGTCGAACAGCAACGACGCCGTTTTGCCATGACCCTGACCCTGGGCCTCGACTTGACCGGAACACGAGTGGTGGATTTCGGCTGCGGCTTCGGCGATTATTACGATTTCCTCAAGGATGTCGGGGTGTCTTGTGACAACTACCTGGGGCTGGACATCAACCCCGATTTGCTCCAAGAGGCCCGGGCGCGCCATGGAGACGATCCGCGAACCGCCTTTGCCCAGGTGGATCTCGCCCGGAAGCAGTCCGGCGAACCTCTTGGCGATGTCGGCGTCATGCTCGGCGTGCTCAACCTCAATTTGCACGACGCCTTCGACAATGAAACGTACTCCCGGCAGTTGATCACCCGGGCCTTCGGCCTCGTGCGCCAGGCCCTGATCGTGGATTTTTTAAGTGCCCGCCTGGATCCCGGCTATCCCCGGGAGGATTTTGTCTACTATCACGACCCAGGCAGGATTCTGGATTTCGCCCTGTCGCTGACCCCGGACGTGGTGCTCAAACATGACTACCTACCTTTGCCGCAAAAGGAATTCCTGCTGCTGTTGCGTAAAACCACATGAATATTTTCGATTGCAACATCCATTTCTCCCTCTTGGGGGCTGTGGACCGGCCGCATCTGACCAGTGACGAGACACGCATGGGACCGGCCGATCTGGAGGCCTGCTTCGACGTGCAGGGCGCTGCCATCCAAGCGGCGGTGCGCGCCGCCAACTTCATGCTGTTCAATCAAGAGCTGTTTTTCGGTGACGGATTGGACGG is from Solidesulfovibrio magneticus RS-1 and encodes:
- a CDS encoding 4-hydroxy-2-oxovalerate aldolase — protein: MTLLECTLRDGAYKVDFMIDQETCCAFAEKLVRIGFQDIEVGHGLGLGAYRQYSAGFTDEALYKRLAPLAARSRLYSFFIPSVGKPDDFRMARDYGLYGLRVGAEPVYVLDSIPTLEAAKSLGYFVALNVMKSYTVTPDGFAKLVETVKDFVDVIYLVDSAGHMLPEELRAYVRAIQDRVGMIALGYHGHNNLGLAVASALELLDEGVQYIDTTLTGIGRSGGNIPTETMLAVLAKKYGVQYCSDDFLLQTLGVARQFREYVLSKGKSLDFRSEDILFGYAGFHSSYEDLLRREAERQGQDFHQAILDVSRREQVCLTEAILTDIFREISASQANAACKPRS
- a CDS encoding class I SAM-dependent methyltransferase, with the translated sequence MREIPQSIAANMVQRYTKRYRDLGYHVRTLGWGNVEQQRRRFAMTLTLGLDLTGTRVVDFGCGFGDYYDFLKDVGVSCDNYLGLDINPDLLQEARARHGDDPRTAFAQVDLARKQSGEPLGDVGVMLGVLNLNLHDAFDNETYSRQLITRAFGLVRQALIVDFLSARLDPGYPREDFVYYHDPGRILDFALSLTPDVVLKHDYLPLPQKEFLLLLRKTT